The Actinocorallia herbida DNA window GAGCGCGGGGTCCGTGCGGAACGCCTCGATGACCGCGGCGTAGATCGGGCCGCGCGCGGCAGACCCCGCCGGGGTCTCCTGGTTGGTCAGGATCACGCCCCCGCCTTCGCAGTCGGTTGCTCTTCGGTTACTCAGAATGGTGAAAAGTGTGGCAATACGACGGGTCGTCCGGAGGGTGTTCCAGCAAAAAGTTCTGACATCTCCTGCGGCGAGGAACGATTCTTCTACCCGTCCCCGCCTCGCCTACCGCTCGGGCGGGTTTCCCCTGGCGAATCGGACGGTCCAGGCCCGTCCCTCCCGCCCCTTGCGGCGCCGCGCGCGGACGATGAGCCGCGTCGTCACGGCCAGCAGGATCACCACGAGGATGATGCCGAGCAGCGGCGCGAGGATCGCCACGACGCTCAGGCCGAGTGAGAACACGTCCTCGGTGGTGCTGAGGACCGGCGCGGCGGTGCCGAGCGTCCCGGCGTTGGCGATCGGCCGGATCGCGCTCTTGGTGCCGTGCACGGTCAGCGCGGTGACGATGCCGATGACCCAGCCGATCCACGGCTGGTCGTGCAGCAGGGACGCCCCGGTGCCGATCGACGCGTCGATCTTCTCGGCCGCGGTGCTCGCGGCCATGACGGCGCCGCCCGCGGCGGGCCGCACGAACGTCATCACCGTGTCGTTGAGGCTGTCGACCAGCGGCACCTTGTCCAGCACGATCTCCGCGGCCAGGAGCACGGCGAGCGCCGTCAGCGCCCACCCGTTCTCCATCCACGCGAACTGCGACGGCAGCACGACCACGTCCCCGTAGCGGGCGAGCACGCCCACCACGAGGATCGGAATGTAGGCGTTGAGCCCCGCCGCGCCGGCAAGCCCGAGCCCAGTCAGAAACGCGAGCATCTGTCCCCCTCCGGACCGGAGGTTCCCCCGGCCGGGCCCGGCGGAACTCCCTTTCCGGTCATTGGACGCACCCGCCCCGCTCCCGGTGCCGAGCGGCGGGGATCCATGCGGGGCCCGCGGCCCGGCCCGTCAGGCCCGCATGGATCATCGCCGCGGGGGGAGCCGCGGCCGTGGGCTCAGTCCTGCGCGGTGAGGGCGGACAGGCGGTCGACGCTGTCCGCGAACTCCTCGACCATGTCGTAGACGACCTGCTTCGCGGGCTTCACGGTGTTCATCAGGCCGACGACCTGGCCGACGAAGTAGTTGACGAGCTGGGTGGCGCCCTCGTTGCCGTTCTCGGCGTGCTTGACGAGGTGGCGCATGGCGGCCTCGGCGACGATCATCTGGAGCGGCATCGGCAGGGCGCCGGGGGAGTCGGGGCCCTCCCACTCGGCGGTCCAGGCGGACTGGAGCTGGCGGGCGGGCTTGCCCGTGCGCGAGCGCGACCGGATGGTGTCCTTGGCGGTCGCCGCCAGCATCTTGGCCTTGACCGTCGACGGGGTCTCGGCCTCCTCGGTGGTCAGCCAGACCGAGCCGCACCACACGCCGGACGCGCCGAGCGCGATCGACGCGGCGACCTGGCGGCCGGTGGCGATGCCGCCCGCGGCCAGCACGGGGATCGGCGCGACCGCGTCGACGACCTGGGGCACCAGCACCATCGTGGAGATCTCGCCGGTGTGCCCGCCGGCCTCGCCGCCCTGCGCGACGATGAGGTCGACGCCCGCCGCGACCTGCCGCGCCGCGTGCTCGACGGTGCCGACGAGCGCGGCGACGGGGACGCCCGCGGCCTTGGCCTTCTCCACCATGATGGGCGGCGGGGTGCCCAGCGCGCTGGCGATGAGCCGGATGCCGTGGTTGAGCGACACGTCGATCAGCTCGGTCGCGCCGCTGCCGGTGACCGCCCGCGAGCCGCTGCGCGCCGCCTTGTCGGCGTTCGCGCCGCGGCCGAGCTCCGGCGCGGGGACGCCGTACTTCTCGAACAGGTGGGTGAGGAACTTCCAGTGCTCGGCGGGGACCGCGGCCAGGGGGTCGCCGCCTTCGCGGGCCGAGGCGTCGATCTTGCCCGGGACCAGCACGTCGACGCCGTAGGGACGGCCGTTGGTCGCCCGGTCGATCCAGGCCAGCTCCTCCTCGAGCCGCTCAGGGCTGTAGGCGACCGCGCCCAGGACGCCGAGCCCGCCCGCGTTGGTGACCGCCGCGACGACGTCCCGGCAGTGGCTGAACGCGAAGATCGGGAACTCGATCCCGAACATCTCGCACACATCGGTCTTCATGGTGCTCCCTCATGATCAGGGTGGGGTGGGAGTCAGGCCGTGCGGAAGACGAGCAGGGGCTCGCCGTCGTCGGGCCGGACGAAGGCCGCCTTGAGGGCGAGACCGGCGGAGGGGTCGTCGACGCCGTCGAGGGCGGCGTGCAGCCACGGGCCCTCGGCCAGTTCGACGAACGCGATGTGCAGGGCGTCGCCCTCGCCGCGTGGGTGCACCTTCGCCCAGGTGATGAGGACGGCGTCGCCGGAAGCCCGGGTCCACTCCAGCGCGGCGCCGCCGCACAGATGGCAGCCGCTCGCCTCGGGGGCGTGCCAGGCCGCGCAGTCGGCGCAGCGCTTGATGACGAGCTCGCCGCGGCCGGCGGCGTCGAAGAACGCGTCGGAGCGGCCGTCGCGGCGGATCGTGGGCGGGGTCATCGGGGTCACCGTCCCGTCGTGGTGCTGGAGCCGGCCTGCGCCGGGCTGAGGATGAGGGTGCTGTGGTGGTCGAGGATGCCGCCGTTGCCGCTGACGAGGATCGTCTCGTTGCGCGCCACCTGGCGCTCCCCGGCCTGGCCGCGGGCCTGGATGATCGCCTCGGACACCGGCGTCATGCCCCACATGTAGTAGCCCGAGAGCTGGCCGCCGCCGGTGTTGGTCGGCAGCGCGCCGCCCGGCCCGAGCGCCCCGGACGCGACGAACTCGCCGCCCTCGCCCTTGGCGCAGAACCCGTAGTCCTCGAGGGTGAGGAGCGTGGTGATGGTGTAGCAGTCGTACAGCTGGCACATCTGGATGTCCGCGACGGTCATCCCGGCCATCTTCAGCGCGGCGGGGCCGGAGATCGTGGCCCCGGTCGTCAGGCCGAAGTCGCTGCCGCGCTCGTACCGGTTGCCCGGGTGGCCCTGGCCCCAGCCGAGGATGTGCACCGCGGGCTGGGCGAGGTCGGCGGCCCGGTCGGCGGCGGTGACGATCACCGCGACCGCCCCGTTGGAGACCAGGCAGCAGTCCAGCAGGTGCAGGGGTTCGACGACCCAGCGGGACGCCTGGTGGTCGGCCGTCGTCATCGGGTCGCGCATCTGCGCGATCGGGTTGAGCCGTGCCCACTCACGGGTGGAGACCGCGACGGCGCCGAGCTGCTCGCTCGTCGTCCCGTACTCGGCCATGTGCCGCTGCGCCGCGAGCGCGTAGAGCGCGTTGACGGACCGGAACCCCTGCGCGGCGGTCATGCCGCCGTAGCCGCGGAACTCCCGCGGCGTGCTGTCGTAGGCCGCGCCCGCGGACACCTTGGGCCGCAGCGGCGCGTCGGCGAAGACGCAGGCGACGGCCGAGGCCGACCCGCTCTGCACCGCCATCGCCGCGCTCGCGATCATCGCCCCGGCCGTCGCGCCGAAGGCGTTCATGACGGTCAGCAGCCGCAGGTCGCGCAGGCCGAGCACGTCGGCCAGCTCGATGCCGGGCGACCCGCCCATGCCGTGGCTGATCAGCAGCCCGTCCAGTTCCTCCAGCGCCAGGCCCGCGTCCGCCGCCGCCAGCCGGACGGCGTCCGCCGCCAGCCTGCGCGCGCTGCGCCCGTACACCTTGCCCATCTCGGTCATGCCGAGACCGGCGATCGCCGCTCCCACCCTGAGCCACCTCCCGGTACTTTTGCGGCAACCATACCGAATGGGATTCGGTCAGGCGATAACAAGGTGGCCGTAGTAGGACGACTTGATCAGCGCCTAAGACACCGGGAGTTCTCGGTGTGCTACCTTGTGCAGCGGTCGTAGCTGTACTTTCGCCTGATCGAGTGTCGATGCCCGCGGAGTTCATCTTTCGCGGGTTTTCGTCATTTATGGGGGAAACTGCCTCGCAGCGGCCACGGGCCCGCGCGGTGCGGGCCCGAGCGACAAACCAGGAGTGCAGTATGGCGCAGGGCACCGTCAAGTGGTTCAACGGTGAGAAGGGTTACGGCTTCATCTCCCAGGATGAGGGCGGCCCGGACGTGTTCGTCCACTTCAGTGCCATCCAGGGTTCGGGCTACCGGAACCTGGAGGAGGCCCAGCGGGTGGAATTCGACATCACCCAGGGTCCCAAGGGTCCGCAGGCGGAGAACGTCCGCGGCCTCTGACCGAACGTGAGCCGAGGCCCCCGTGGGAGACCGCGGGGGCCTCGTGCCATTCCCCCGGCCTCCCCGGTTCGCGGCTCCGGCCGCGTCAGAGCCCCACCGGATCGCGGAGCCGGTCCAGGAGGGCCGCGCTCTCCCGCTCCCAGTGCGGCAGGCCGAGCCGTGCGTGGACCAGCCGTGCGCGCTCGGCGTGCGCGCGGGCCGTCCGGGGCTCGCCCATCGCCGCCGCCAGTTCCGCCAGCACCCGGTGCACCGAGCCGCGCGCGGTGATCCCGATCCCCGCGATGATCAGCTCGTCGCCGTGCGGCAGCAGCCGCCGGTACAGCTCGCCCGGGTCGGGCGTGCCCAGACGGGCGGCGACCTCGCCCCACACCGCCGTCAGATAGCACTGCGTCCACACCGGCCGGATGACCGCGCCCCACCGGGTGACGAGCGCTCGGGCCGTCGCCTCGTCCCCCGCGTCCAGCGCGGCCAGCACCGCGACCGGACGGAGCGGCTCGATCCGCTCCGCGGCCTCCAGCAGTCCCGGCAGCAGCTCACCGACCGTTCCCCACGCCTCGTGGCACGACAGCAGGGCGTTCCACCGGCAGAACTCCAGGCCCCACAGCGTCGAGTCGGCGAGCAGGGCGCTGTAGTCGTCGATCAGGGCCTCGACGTCTCCCCAGCGGCCCTCCAGGACGGCCAGGGCGGTCTCGGCGACCCGGCCCATGCCCTGGACGGTCCGGTCCCTCGTCGCCGTCCCGATCTGCGCGGCCCTGGCGAGTTCGCGGCGGCAGCCGGGCAGGTCACCGCCGCGCACCAGCTCCGTCGCCAGGAACACCCGCGCCACCGCCTCGGCGGCGCCGACCAGCCCGGGGAGCGCCAGCATCTCCGTCAGGGCCGCCAGCCGCTCGGCCTCCCTGCCCGGCACGTAGAGGACGAGCACGAGGTTGTTCAGGGTGCGGGCCAGCAGTGCGGGGTCGCCCGTCCGCCGCGCCGTCGCGACCGCCTCGGCGGCCAGCGGCCCGCCCTCGGCCGACCTGCCCGAGTAGTGCAGCTCCTGCGCCAGGGTGCCGAGCAGCTCTGCTCTGCGCGCGTCCGGCAGCGGCCCGGACAGCGCCGCCTTCAGCAGCGCGATCGTGCGGTCGTCGCTCTCGCCGTAGTCGCGGAACAACCACTGGGAGTGCCCGCCGGAGACGCCCAGCGCGGCCACCAGGATCTCCCGGTCGCCGGCCTGCCCGGCGAGGTCGATCGCGTCGTTCAGGGCCGCGCGGGCGCCCGTGGCGTCGCCGCGCGCCTGGTGCGAGGCGGCCAGCTCGACCAGCAGCGCGCCGCGTCGGGCGGGGTCGGCGGTCCCGAGCGCGGCCAGTGCCCGCCGCCAGTGCGCCGCGGCCTCGTCGTGCGCGTTCTGGGCGGTCGCCTGACGGGCCGCGAGCACGGCGAACTCGACGGCCTTGGCCGCCCCGCCCACGGGTGCGGCCATGCCGTAGTGGTGGGCGAGGGCGGGCAGCCGGACCGTCCGGTCCATCCCGGCGGCGGCCTCGATCGCCTCGCCCACGCGCAGGTGCAGCCGCGAGCGGTCCAGCCGGCTCAGCCCCGAGTACAGCGCGTCCCGCACGAGCGGGTGGGCGAAGCCGTAGTCGAACCCGTCCGGCGCCTCGGTGAGCAGGCCCACCTCCACCGCGGGTTGGAGCCGGTCCAGGACGTCGGCGGCGGACGCGCCGGAGGCGGCGGCGAGGTGTTCGGGGGAGAACTCGCGGCCGAGGACGGCGGCGCACCGCAGAAGCGCGCCGGTCCCGGCGGGCAGCCGCGCGACGCGCCGGGCGATGACCTCCCGGACGGTCACCGGCACGCCGTCGCCGACCCAGCGCTCGGAGACCGGCAGCCGGAGCAGCTCGCCCAGATAGAAGGGGTTGCCCCCTGTCCGCTCGTGAAGGCGGACCTCGACCCTCCGGCCGCCGGGCGCACCGTGCGCCGCGAGGAACGCGCCGACTTCGGCGACGGTCAGGGGCGGCACATCGATCCGCGTCACCCTGTCCTCGCGGGCGAGGACCCCCAGGGCGTCGCCGAGCTGCTCGGGCGCGGCCCCCGGTTCGAGCCGCAGCGTCGCGACCACCACGAGCGGCAGCCGGTGCAGGTCGGCCGCGGCGAACGCCAGCAGCCGCAGCGAGGCCGCGTCGGCCCAGTGCAGATCGTCCAGGACGATCACCTTGGCGGGCCCGGTGGCCAGCGCCGCCACGGCGGCGGAGTGCAGCGCGAAAGGCTCCCGCACGGTCCCGTCGCGACCCGCCAGCATCAGCTCCGCGTCCCGCGCGCCCAAGTCCCCGAGCACCTGGAGCCACGGCCAGAACGCGGGGGCGCCGGTGTCCTCGGCGCACCTGCCCCACGCCGTGGGCAGGCCGAGCGCCTCGGCCTCCGCCGCGATCGCCCGCGCCAGCCGCGTCTTGCCCACCCCCGCCGCACCGCTCAGCAGCACCACGCCGCCCCTGCCGCGCCGCGCCTCCGCCAGCAGCTCGGCGCATCTGCGCAACTCGGGCACCCGCCCCACGAACACCCCGCCCGCCGCACCGGCCCCCGGCACGTCGATCCGGGATCCCTCCACGCCGGGGCCGGTCGTACCGGAACCGGCGGCGCCGGGGTCTGACGCGCCGGGAGGCGGGCCGGCGGGTGCCGCGGCGGGGGAGGCATGGCCGGGGGAGACGGGCACGGACGGTGGTGCGGGGGCGTCCAGGGCGGGGGACTGCTCGAAGACGGCGCGTTCCAGGTCGCGCAGGTCGAGGCCGGGCTCCAGGGCCAGCTCCTCGGCCAGCAGGGCCCGGACGCGGCGGAGCGCGGCGAGCGCGTCGGCCTGCCTGCCCGTGCGGTAGAGGGCGAGGACCAGAAGGGCCCACAGGCGCTCCCGGTACGGGTGCTCGGCCACCAGGCGCTCCAGGTCGGCGACGCACGCGGCGGACTCCCCGAGGTCCAGCGCCGCCTCCATGCGGTGCTCCAGCGCGGTGGCCCGCAGCTCGCCGAAGCGGGTCCGGACCGGCTGGGCGAAGGCGAGCCCGGCGAACTCCGCGAGCGGCTCGCCGCGCCAGAGCGCCAGCGCCCGGTCCAGCAGGGCGCGGGCCTCGGCGCGCGCGCCGCCGCGCAGCGCCCTGCGGCCGTCCTCGGCGAGCGCCTCGAACGCGCCGAGGTCCACCTGGTCCGGCCGCAGCGCGAGCAGGTAGCCCGGCTCGCGGGTGAGCAGCAACCGCGGCTCCGCGCGCGGCGCCCGGTCCGGTTCCAGCGCGCGGCGGAGCTGGGACACGTGCGCCTGGAGCGTCGCCGTGGCGCTCGGCGGCGCGGCGTCCTCCCACACCGCGGCGACGAGCCTGTCGCGCGGGACGACGCGGCCCGGCTCCAGCGCGAGGACCGCCAGCAGGGCCCGCTGCCTGGGCGTGCCGGGACGCGCGGTCCGCGCCCCGAGGTCGGTCTCCAGCACGCCGAACAGACGCACCGCCACTTCCGCCATTGTGCCCTCCGCGACATTCGACACCTCTTGGACGTTCGTGCGGAGGTCCCCGGTTGGCGGCTCTTTCGATCGGGCGCAATCAGCCCGCAAACACAGCGCAAACGGCCCACAAGAGACGACCGCGACAGTGAGGGACCGCGTCGGCGAGACCACCCGGCGCGGCAAGAACGGCGGGGACGGCGGGCCGCCGGAACCGACGGGGAGACGGGCCCGGGCACGCGCCCAGGGCCGCTGGAAAGGGAGAGCACATGACGGGGAACGAGCGGCCGATCGAAGGACTGCGCACGGCGGTGCGCGGCAGGGTCCTGATCGAGGGTGACGCCGGCTTCGAGCGGGCCGCGCTCGGCTGGTCGGTCGGCGTGCCGCAGCGCCCCCGCGCCGTCGTCGAGATCGCCGACGCCGAGGACGCGGCGGCGCTGGTCCGCTACGCGGCGGCGGAGGGCCTGACGCTGGCGGCCCAGCCGAGCGGCCACGGCGCCACCACCGCCCTGGACGGCGCGGTCGTGGTCAGGACGGGCGCGTTGAACGCCGTCGAGATCGACCCGGAGAACCGGGTGGCGAGGGTCGGCGCGGGCGTGCCCTGCGGAGCGCTGCTGGAGGCCGCGGGTGCGTACGGGCTGACCTTCCCGGCGGGCAGCTCGCCGGTGGTGACCGTCGCGGGTTACACGCTCGGCGGCGGCCTCGGCTGGTACGGCCGCAGCAGGGGCCCGGGTTCGGCGTCCGTGCGCGCGCTTGAGGTCGTGGATGCCGACGGCGTGCTCCGCAGGATCTCCGCCGTGGCCGAGCCCGACCTGTTCTGGGCGCTGTGCGGCGGCGGGGGCGACCACGCGCTCGTCACCGCCCTGGAGGTCGAGCTCTTCCCCGCCCCGGAGGTCTACGGCGGACGGCTCGTCTGGCCCGCGCACCAGGCCTTCGCGGTCCTTGAGGCCTATGCCAAGGCGACGGCGGGGGCGCCTGAGGAACTGAGCGTCTGGTGCTCCCTGATGCAGTTCCCGCCCTTCCCCGAGCTGCCCGAGCCGCTGCGCGGGCTCTCGGCGGTCGTCGTGGACGCCGCGCACCTCGGCCCGGCAGAGGAGGGCCGAGCCCTGCTCGCCGCCTTCGAGGCGGTGGACGGCGTGGTCTTCGACACCCGAGGAGCACTGCCCCCCGCCGCGCTCGGGATGATCTGCGCCGAACCGACCGACCCGATGCCGAGCCTGCACCGGGGCGAACTGCTGACCGACCTGGACGGCGCCGCGGCCGTCCTGCGCGACCTGGCCGCCGCCGGGACGGTCCACCCGCTGGTGTTCGTCCAGCTCCGCCACCTCGGCGGCGCCTACACCCGGGTGGACTCCGGCGCCTGCGGCCCGGTCGCCGAGCCGTTCCTGCTGTCGATGATGGGCGTCACGCCCGGCGCGGAGGCCGCCGCCGGCGTGGCCGCCACGCTGGACCGGATCGTCGCGGCGATGGGCCCGGTACTCGCGGGCCGCAAGCCCTACACCTTCCTCGCCGGGGGTGAACGGGTCTCGGCGGCGTTCCCCGCCGAGACCCTGGAGAGGCTCCGCGAGGTGAAGCGCGCTTACGACCCGCACGGCACGTTCCGGAGCAACTTCCCCGTTCTGGACTGACCGGGCCCGGACGGACGGGCGGGGAGGCCCGTCCGTCCGGGGCGGATCCGGCCGGATCAGGTGCGGAACGGGCCGGTGACGCAGTAGGTGATGCCGCCGGAGGACGAGCCGGACGTGCCGCGCTGCGACGAGAAGTACAGGCGGTTCCCGGCCGGGTTGAACGCCGGGCCGGTGATCTCCGAGGACGACTGCCCGGTGATCCGCAGGAACACCGAGATCTTGTCGTCCGGGGTGATCATGTTGATCTCCATGTTGCCGCCGTCCTCGGCGACGTACAGGTCCCCGTAGGACGACCCGGTGATGTTGTCGACGCCCGTGAGCGTCGCGGTGCCGGTGACGAGGCCGTCGTCGTAGGCGAGTTCATAGGTGTTCGTCAGCAGGTTGAGCTGCCACACCCGGTTGTCGCCCTTGGTGGTGAACCAGACGGTGTCGTTCGCGTACCAGCAGCCCTCGCCGCCGTTGAAGGACTTCGAGCCGGAGACCTGGGTGCGGGTCGTGGTGGGGGAGCCGTCGGGGTCGGGGACGGTCGTCCAGGTGAAGGAGCCGGAGGTGGCGGTCCCGGCGACCAGCACCTGGAGGGTGCCGGCGGACAGGTTCCCCCAGGTGGTCGGGACGAACCGGTAGAACCTGCCGTTGGTCTCGTCCTCGGTCAGGTAGATGACCTGGCGGACGGGGTCGGCCGCCGCGGCCTCGTGCTTGAAGCGGCCCATCGCCGGGCGCGCGACGGCGGTGCCGCCGAACGGGTACGTCTCCCAGACCCGCCCGAGGCTGATCTCCTCGCACGACAGCCAGGTGTTCCACGGGGTCTTGCCGCCCGCGCAGTTGGTGCTGGTGCCCGACAGGATCCGCGACGCCGCCGTCACGTTGCCGGAGGCGTCGAACTTGATCATCGAGGCGCCGCCGGCGCTCACCTCGGAGTTCGAGGTGTAGATCCAGCCGGTGCCGTCGGCGAAGCACGCGCCGCCGTCCGGGGCCTGGTGCCAGCTGTAGGACGTGCCGGACACCACCTGGCCGGTCCGGGCGACGACCTGGCTGGTGAACCCGGAGGGCAGTTGGATGCCGTTGGCGTCGGCGGCGAGCAGCGCGCCGTAGGGGGACGTGGCGTTCTGCGCGGGCGCGGCGAGCGCGCCCTTCACCAGGGATCCGGAGAATGCTGCGGTTCCGGCGGCGAGCACGCTCGCGCGCATGAAGACACGACGGTCCATGGGGGGTCTCCTTGGGAGGAAGGACGGTGCGCTTCGGTTCTCTCCGCGCACGGCGTCCTCGGGGGCTCCGCAGGATGGCCGTCAGGTGTCGATCAGATGGCAGGCATTTTTCGCATATCGGATATCGGTCGTCACTTTCCTGCGAAACGATCCGTGGCCTCGATCAGGCGGTGCAGGATGCCCGGTTCGTCGAAGGCGTGGCCCGCGCCGTCGACGAGGTGGAACTCGGCCTCCGGCCAGGCCTGGTGGAGGTCCCAGGCGGTCGCGGCGGGGGTGCACATGTCGTACCTGCCCTGGACGATCACCGCGGGGATGTGCCGGATCTTGTCGAGGTTGTCCAGGATCCACTCGTCGGAGGAGAAGAACCCGCCGTTGGTGAAGTAGTGGTTCTCGATCCGGGCGAAGGTGACCGCGAAGTCGGGGTGGGCGAACTGCCCGGCGTGCTCGGCGTCCGGCAGCAGCGTGATCGTGGCGCCCTCCCAGGTGGCCCACGCCAGGGCGGCCGGGACCCGGACGGCCGGGTCGGGGTCGTTCAGCCGCTCGTGGAACGCCTCCAGGAGGTTCTCCCGCTCCTCCTCCGGGATCGGCGCGACGTACTTCTCCCACAGGTCGGGGAAGATCAGCGAGGCGCCGTACTCGTAGAACCAGAACAGCTCGAACGGGCGCAGCATGAAGATCCCGCGCAGGACCAGTTCCGTCGTCCGCTCCGGGTGGGTGATCGCGTAGGCCAGCGCGAGGCAGCTGCCCCAGGAGCCGCCGAAGACCAGCCACGCCTCGATGCCGAGGTGCTCGCGGAGCTGCTCCATGTCGTCGATGAGGTGCCACGTGGTGTTGCGCGCCAGCGACACCTCGGGGTCGGCCGCCGAAGGCAGGCTCCGCCCGCAGTTGCGCTGGTCGAACAGGACGATCCGGTACCGCTCCGGATCGAACTGGCGGCGGTGGGCGGGCGTGCAGCCTCCGCCGGGGCCTCCGTGCAGCATGACCACCGGCTTGCCCTGCGGGTTGCCGCAGACCTCCCAGTAGATCTCGTCGCCGTCCGGCGTCGTCAGCGTTCCGGAGTCATACGGTTCGATCTGTGGATACAGGGTGCGCGGCTCCATGATCTGACATTCTGTCAGCACAGCCGAACTCCCGTGACGGTGCCCGTATGGTGGGACGGGGGAGACAGACCCGCTGCCCGGTCGTAGAGTCTTCCCTCAACGACGTCGTGATGATCCCCTGATGGAGTCTTTACCGTGAGTGACCTCAACGGAACAGGCGGCCAGCGCCCCGCACAGCCAGGCGGCCTGTCCTGGTCGCCTTCCCCCGCGCAGGCGCCCCGGGAACTCCTCACCGCGCCTCCGCTGGCCGCGCCCACCGGCAAGGCCGCCGCGTCGAACGACCCGACCCTCGCCGCGGGCTGGGATCTCGTCGACCGGCTCAAGCAGATGGCCGAGCTGCTGGGCGAGGCGCTGTCGGCCGGTGAGCGCCGCATCAGCGACGTGCAGACCGAGGCCCAGGCCCAGCTCGCCGCCGCGCAGAGCGAGCGGGAGAAGTCCCAGCGCGACGCCGCGACCGCGTGGGCGGAGGTGCAGCGCACCCGCACCCGCGCCGAGACCGCGGAGCGGCGCGTCACCGAGACCGAGGCCGCGATGCGGCAGCTGGTCACCCAGCACGACAACATGCAGGCCGCCCGCGACGACGCCCTGCGCTCGGTCGAGGAGTCCTCCAACGCCCGGCGCGTCGCCGAGGAACGGATCGCCGAGCTGTCCCGGGCGATGGAGACCGTCCGCACCGAGCTGGCCTCGGTCCGCGCGGCCCTCACGGACGCCGAGAAGACCTCCCAGGCCCTCCAGGTGGCCGCGGGCAACGCCGCGCAGGAGGCCGACGAGGCGCGCCGTCAGGCGGGCGAGGCGGGCCGTCAGGCCGCCGAGTCGGCCCGCCAGGCCGAGGACTCCCGCCGCCGGGCCGACGCCGCCGAGGGCGAGCGCGCCAACGCGATGGAGACCGCGGCACAGGCGCTGGAGCAGGCCAAGATCTCCGAGGCCGCCCGCGAGGCCGCCCAGCAGGACAAGGCGCGCGCCGAGTCCGAGGCGACCCTGGCGCTCTCGCGCTCCGAGCAGCTCACCCGCGAGCGCGACGGG harbors:
- a CDS encoding DUF4126 family protein, which encodes MLAFLTGLGLAGAAGLNAYIPILVVGVLARYGDVVVLPSQFAWMENGWALTALAVLLAAEIVLDKVPLVDSLNDTVMTFVRPAAGGAVMAASTAAEKIDASIGTGASLLHDQPWIGWVIGIVTALTVHGTKSAIRPIANAGTLGTAAPVLSTTEDVFSLGLSVVAILAPLLGIILVVILLAVTTRLIVRARRRKGREGRAWTVRFARGNPPER
- a CDS encoding NAD(P)H-dependent flavin oxidoreductase → MKTDVCEMFGIEFPIFAFSHCRDVVAAVTNAGGLGVLGAVAYSPERLEEELAWIDRATNGRPYGVDVLVPGKIDASAREGGDPLAAVPAEHWKFLTHLFEKYGVPAPELGRGANADKAARSGSRAVTGSGATELIDVSLNHGIRLIASALGTPPPIMVEKAKAAGVPVAALVGTVEHAARQVAAGVDLIVAQGGEAGGHTGEISTMVLVPQVVDAVAPIPVLAAGGIATGRQVAASIALGASGVWCGSVWLTTEEAETPSTVKAKMLAATAKDTIRSRSRTGKPARQLQSAWTAEWEGPDSPGALPMPLQMIVAEAAMRHLVKHAENGNEGATQLVNYFVGQVVGLMNTVKPAKQVVYDMVEEFADSVDRLSALTAQD
- a CDS encoding Zn-ribbon domain-containing OB-fold protein, which encodes MTPPTIRRDGRSDAFFDAAGRGELVIKRCADCAAWHAPEASGCHLCGGAALEWTRASGDAVLITWAKVHPRGEGDALHIAFVELAEGPWLHAALDGVDDPSAGLALKAAFVRPDDGEPLLVFRTA
- a CDS encoding thiolase family protein — protein: MGAAIAGLGMTEMGKVYGRSARRLAADAVRLAAADAGLALEELDGLLISHGMGGSPGIELADVLGLRDLRLLTVMNAFGATAGAMIASAAMAVQSGSASAVACVFADAPLRPKVSAGAAYDSTPREFRGYGGMTAAQGFRSVNALYALAAQRHMAEYGTTSEQLGAVAVSTREWARLNPIAQMRDPMTTADHQASRWVVEPLHLLDCCLVSNGAVAVIVTAADRAADLAQPAVHILGWGQGHPGNRYERGSDFGLTTGATISGPAALKMAGMTVADIQMCQLYDCYTITTLLTLEDYGFCAKGEGGEFVASGALGPGGALPTNTGGGQLSGYYMWGMTPVSEAIIQARGQAGERQVARNETILVSGNGGILDHHSTLILSPAQAGSSTTTGR
- a CDS encoding cold-shock protein encodes the protein MAQGTVKWFNGEKGYGFISQDEGGPDVFVHFSAIQGSGYRNLEEAQRVEFDITQGPKGPQAENVRGL
- a CDS encoding AfsR/SARP family transcriptional regulator produces the protein MAVRLFGVLETDLGARTARPGTPRQRALLAVLALEPGRVVPRDRLVAAVWEDAAPPSATATLQAHVSQLRRALEPDRAPRAEPRLLLTREPGYLLALRPDQVDLGAFEALAEDGRRALRGGARAEARALLDRALALWRGEPLAEFAGLAFAQPVRTRFGELRATALEHRMEAALDLGESAACVADLERLVAEHPYRERLWALLVLALYRTGRQADALAALRRVRALLAEELALEPGLDLRDLERAVFEQSPALDAPAPPSVPVSPGHASPAAAPAGPPPGASDPGAAGSGTTGPGVEGSRIDVPGAGAAGGVFVGRVPELRRCAELLAEARRGRGGVVLLSGAAGVGKTRLARAIAAEAEALGLPTAWGRCAEDTGAPAFWPWLQVLGDLGARDAELMLAGRDGTVREPFALHSAAVAALATGPAKVIVLDDLHWADAASLRLLAFAAADLHRLPLVVVATLRLEPGAAPEQLGDALGVLAREDRVTRIDVPPLTVAEVGAFLAAHGAPGGRRVEVRLHERTGGNPFYLGELLRLPVSERWVGDGVPVTVREVIARRVARLPAGTGALLRCAAVLGREFSPEHLAAASGASAADVLDRLQPAVEVGLLTEAPDGFDYGFAHPLVRDALYSGLSRLDRSRLHLRVGEAIEAAAGMDRTVRLPALAHHYGMAAPVGGAAKAVEFAVLAARQATAQNAHDEAAAHWRRALAALGTADPARRGALLVELAASHQARGDATGARAALNDAIDLAGQAGDREILVAALGVSGGHSQWLFRDYGESDDRTIALLKAALSGPLPDARRAELLGTLAQELHYSGRSAEGGPLAAEAVATARRTGDPALLARTLNNLVLVLYVPGREAERLAALTEMLALPGLVGAAEAVARVFLATELVRGGDLPGCRRELARAAQIGTATRDRTVQGMGRVAETALAVLEGRWGDVEALIDDYSALLADSTLWGLEFCRWNALLSCHEAWGTVGELLPGLLEAAERIEPLRPVAVLAALDAGDEATARALVTRWGAVIRPVWTQCYLTAVWGEVAARLGTPDPGELYRRLLPHGDELIIAGIGITARGSVHRVLAELAAAMGEPRTARAHAERARLVHARLGLPHWERESAALLDRLRDPVGL
- a CDS encoding FAD-binding oxidoreductase, producing the protein MTGNERPIEGLRTAVRGRVLIEGDAGFERAALGWSVGVPQRPRAVVEIADAEDAAALVRYAAAEGLTLAAQPSGHGATTALDGAVVVRTGALNAVEIDPENRVARVGAGVPCGALLEAAGAYGLTFPAGSSPVVTVAGYTLGGGLGWYGRSRGPGSASVRALEVVDADGVLRRISAVAEPDLFWALCGGGGDHALVTALEVELFPAPEVYGGRLVWPAHQAFAVLEAYAKATAGAPEELSVWCSLMQFPPFPELPEPLRGLSAVVVDAAHLGPAEEGRALLAAFEAVDGVVFDTRGALPPAALGMICAEPTDPMPSLHRGELLTDLDGAAAVLRDLAAAGTVHPLVFVQLRHLGGAYTRVDSGACGPVAEPFLLSMMGVTPGAEAAAGVAATLDRIVAAMGPVLAGRKPYTFLAGGERVSAAFPAETLERLREVKRAYDPHGTFRSNFPVLD